A portion of the Hoplias malabaricus isolate fHopMal1 chromosome 1, fHopMal1.hap1, whole genome shotgun sequence genome contains these proteins:
- the hmbox1a gene encoding homeobox-containing protein 1a isoform X1, whose product MSHYTEEPRFTIEQIDLLQRLRRSGMTKQEILHALDTLERLEREHVQKFGHRHSYGGGGGGGGGVGGASAQSTSTHGNSSTTSSSLVPASTSTASVATQTVFSGNALSPLSNNYDTSPPPTVTMPMPLMAPPAQNGRDSLVPVSNGTLSPPQYPVSTAPVRSFGFEPVEEDVDIDDKVEELMRKDSNIIKEEIKAFLGSRRISQAVVAQVTGISQSRISHWLLQQGSDLSEQKKRAFYRWYQLEKTTPGATLAMRPAPVALEEIVEWHQTAPPISCSPGSFRLRRGSRFTWRKECLAVMESYFNENQYPDEAKREEIANACNAVIQKPGKKLSDLERVTSLKVYNWFANRRKEIKRRANIEAAILESHGIDVQSPGGQSNSDEIDGNDYSEPAAEQGLGPDDGSGSGEHQDPITLAVEMAAVNHTILALAQQGRGSNDIKAEVLDDD is encoded by the exons ATGTCTCACTACACGGAGGAGCCTCGCTTCACCATCGAGCAGATCGACCTGCTGCAGCGTCTACGCAGGAGTGGAATGACCAAGCAGGAGATCCTTCATGCTCTGGACACGCTGGAGCGACTGGAACGCGAACATGTGCAGAAGTTTGGCCACCGTCACTCctatggaggaggaggaggaggaggtggaggagtggGAGGAGCCTCGGCTCAGTCCACTAGCACTCACGGGAACTCCAGCACCACCTCCTCCAGCCTCGTTCCAGCTTCCACCTCCACGGCCTCCGTGGCCACACAGACTGTATTCTCCGGAAATGCTCTGTCGCCACTGtccaacaattacgacacctcTCCACCCCCAACAGTTACCATGCCCATGCCGTTGATGGCACCACCAGCTCAGAACGGACGGGACAGCTTGGTGCCCGTAAGCAATGGCACACTGTCCCCACCCCAGTACCCAGTCAGCACCGCCCCGGTCCGGTCTTTTGGCTTCGAACCTGTCGAGGAGGACGTGGACATTGATGACAAGGTGGAGGAGCTGATGAG AAAAGACAGTAACATTATTAAAGAAGAAATCAAGGCCTTCCTCGGGAGCCGGCGGATTTCACAGGCTGTAGTTGCCCAagttacag GTATCAGTCAGAGCAGGATCTCACATTGGCTTCTGCAGCAGGGTTCAGATCTGAGTGAGCAGAAGAAGAGGGCGTTCTACCGCTGGTATCAGCTGGAGAAGACCACACCTG GTGCTACTCTGGCAATGCGTCCTGCTCCTGTGGCCCTGGAGGAGATTGTGGAGTGGCATCAGACAGCTCCTCCAATCAGCTGCAGTCCAGGCAGCTTCCGTCTGAGGCGAGGCAGCCgcttcacctggaggaaagagtGCCTCGCCGTGATGGAGAG CTACTTTAATGAGAATCAATACCCTGACGAGGCTAAGAGGGAGGAAATAGCCAATGCCTGCAATGCAGTTATACAAAAGCCAG GAAAGAAGCTTTCTGATCTGGAACGGGTCACGTCTCTTAAAGTGTACAACTGGTTTGCTAACCGGAGAAAGGAGATTAAGAGAAGAGCAAATATAG AAGCAGCAATCCTGGAGAGCCATGGGATCGATGTgcagagccctgggggacagtCCAACAGCGACGAGATTGATGGCAATGACTACAGCGAGCCAGCGGCCGAGCAGGGGTTAGGGCCG GATGATGGCTCGGGCTCCGGAGAGCACCAGGACCCCATCACCCTTGCAGTGGAGATGGCTGCGGTCAACCACACCATCCTAGCCCTGGCACAGCAGGGCAGGGGCAGCAATGACATCAAGGCTGAGGTGCTCGACGACGACTGA
- the hmbox1a gene encoding homeobox-containing protein 1a isoform X3 yields MSHYTEEPRFTIEQIDLLQRLRRSGMTKQEILHALDTLERLEREHVQKFGHRHSYGGGGGGGGGVGGASAQSTSTHGNSSTTSSSLVPASTSTASVATQTVFSGNALSPLSNNYDTSPPPTVTMPMPLMAPPAQNGRDSLVPVSNGTLSPPQYPVSTAPVRSFGFEPVEEDVDIDDKVEELMRKDSNIIKEEIKAFLGSRRISQAVVAQVTGISQSRISHWLLQQGSDLSEQKKRAFYRWYQLEKTTPGATLAMRPAPVALEEIVEWHQTAPPISCSPGSFRLRRGSRFTWRKECLAVMESYFNENQYPDEAKREEIANACNAVIQKPGKKLSDLERVTSLKVYNWFANRRKEIKRRANIAILESHGIDVQSPGGQSNSDEIDGNDYSEPAAEQGLGPDDGSGSGEHQDPITLAVEMAAVNHTILALAQQGRGSNDIKAEVLDDD; encoded by the exons ATGTCTCACTACACGGAGGAGCCTCGCTTCACCATCGAGCAGATCGACCTGCTGCAGCGTCTACGCAGGAGTGGAATGACCAAGCAGGAGATCCTTCATGCTCTGGACACGCTGGAGCGACTGGAACGCGAACATGTGCAGAAGTTTGGCCACCGTCACTCctatggaggaggaggaggaggaggtggaggagtggGAGGAGCCTCGGCTCAGTCCACTAGCACTCACGGGAACTCCAGCACCACCTCCTCCAGCCTCGTTCCAGCTTCCACCTCCACGGCCTCCGTGGCCACACAGACTGTATTCTCCGGAAATGCTCTGTCGCCACTGtccaacaattacgacacctcTCCACCCCCAACAGTTACCATGCCCATGCCGTTGATGGCACCACCAGCTCAGAACGGACGGGACAGCTTGGTGCCCGTAAGCAATGGCACACTGTCCCCACCCCAGTACCCAGTCAGCACCGCCCCGGTCCGGTCTTTTGGCTTCGAACCTGTCGAGGAGGACGTGGACATTGATGACAAGGTGGAGGAGCTGATGAG AAAAGACAGTAACATTATTAAAGAAGAAATCAAGGCCTTCCTCGGGAGCCGGCGGATTTCACAGGCTGTAGTTGCCCAagttacag GTATCAGTCAGAGCAGGATCTCACATTGGCTTCTGCAGCAGGGTTCAGATCTGAGTGAGCAGAAGAAGAGGGCGTTCTACCGCTGGTATCAGCTGGAGAAGACCACACCTG GTGCTACTCTGGCAATGCGTCCTGCTCCTGTGGCCCTGGAGGAGATTGTGGAGTGGCATCAGACAGCTCCTCCAATCAGCTGCAGTCCAGGCAGCTTCCGTCTGAGGCGAGGCAGCCgcttcacctggaggaaagagtGCCTCGCCGTGATGGAGAG CTACTTTAATGAGAATCAATACCCTGACGAGGCTAAGAGGGAGGAAATAGCCAATGCCTGCAATGCAGTTATACAAAAGCCAG GAAAGAAGCTTTCTGATCTGGAACGGGTCACGTCTCTTAAAGTGTACAACTGGTTTGCTAACCGGAGAAAGGAGATTAAGAGAAGAGCAAATATAG CAATCCTGGAGAGCCATGGGATCGATGTgcagagccctgggggacagtCCAACAGCGACGAGATTGATGGCAATGACTACAGCGAGCCAGCGGCCGAGCAGGGGTTAGGGCCG GATGATGGCTCGGGCTCCGGAGAGCACCAGGACCCCATCACCCTTGCAGTGGAGATGGCTGCGGTCAACCACACCATCCTAGCCCTGGCACAGCAGGGCAGGGGCAGCAATGACATCAAGGCTGAGGTGCTCGACGACGACTGA
- the hmbox1a gene encoding homeobox-containing protein 1a isoform X2: protein MSHYTEEPRFTIEQIDLLQRLRRSGMTKQEILHALDTLERLEREHVQKFGHRHSYGGGGGGGGGVGGASAQSTSTHGNSSTTSSSLVPASTSTASVATQTVFSGNALSPLSNNYDTSPPPTVTMPMPLMAPPAQNGRDSLVPVSNGTLSPPQYPVSTAPVRSFGFEPVEEDVDIDDKVEELMRKDSNIIKEEIKAFLGSRRISQAVVAQVTGISQSRISHWLLQQGSDLSEQKKRAFYRWYQLEKTTPGATLAMRPAPVALEEIVEWHQTAPPISCSPGSFRLRRGSRFTWRKECLAVMESYFNENQYPDEAKREEIANACNAVIQKPGKKLSDLERVTSLKVYNWFANRRKEIKRRANIAAILESHGIDVQSPGGQSNSDEIDGNDYSEPAAEQGLGPDDGSGSGEHQDPITLAVEMAAVNHTILALAQQGRGSNDIKAEVLDDD from the exons ATGTCTCACTACACGGAGGAGCCTCGCTTCACCATCGAGCAGATCGACCTGCTGCAGCGTCTACGCAGGAGTGGAATGACCAAGCAGGAGATCCTTCATGCTCTGGACACGCTGGAGCGACTGGAACGCGAACATGTGCAGAAGTTTGGCCACCGTCACTCctatggaggaggaggaggaggaggtggaggagtggGAGGAGCCTCGGCTCAGTCCACTAGCACTCACGGGAACTCCAGCACCACCTCCTCCAGCCTCGTTCCAGCTTCCACCTCCACGGCCTCCGTGGCCACACAGACTGTATTCTCCGGAAATGCTCTGTCGCCACTGtccaacaattacgacacctcTCCACCCCCAACAGTTACCATGCCCATGCCGTTGATGGCACCACCAGCTCAGAACGGACGGGACAGCTTGGTGCCCGTAAGCAATGGCACACTGTCCCCACCCCAGTACCCAGTCAGCACCGCCCCGGTCCGGTCTTTTGGCTTCGAACCTGTCGAGGAGGACGTGGACATTGATGACAAGGTGGAGGAGCTGATGAG AAAAGACAGTAACATTATTAAAGAAGAAATCAAGGCCTTCCTCGGGAGCCGGCGGATTTCACAGGCTGTAGTTGCCCAagttacag GTATCAGTCAGAGCAGGATCTCACATTGGCTTCTGCAGCAGGGTTCAGATCTGAGTGAGCAGAAGAAGAGGGCGTTCTACCGCTGGTATCAGCTGGAGAAGACCACACCTG GTGCTACTCTGGCAATGCGTCCTGCTCCTGTGGCCCTGGAGGAGATTGTGGAGTGGCATCAGACAGCTCCTCCAATCAGCTGCAGTCCAGGCAGCTTCCGTCTGAGGCGAGGCAGCCgcttcacctggaggaaagagtGCCTCGCCGTGATGGAGAG CTACTTTAATGAGAATCAATACCCTGACGAGGCTAAGAGGGAGGAAATAGCCAATGCCTGCAATGCAGTTATACAAAAGCCAG GAAAGAAGCTTTCTGATCTGGAACGGGTCACGTCTCTTAAAGTGTACAACTGGTTTGCTAACCGGAGAAAGGAGATTAAGAGAAGAGCAAATATAG CAGCAATCCTGGAGAGCCATGGGATCGATGTgcagagccctgggggacagtCCAACAGCGACGAGATTGATGGCAATGACTACAGCGAGCCAGCGGCCGAGCAGGGGTTAGGGCCG GATGATGGCTCGGGCTCCGGAGAGCACCAGGACCCCATCACCCTTGCAGTGGAGATGGCTGCGGTCAACCACACCATCCTAGCCCTGGCACAGCAGGGCAGGGGCAGCAATGACATCAAGGCTGAGGTGCTCGACGACGACTGA